CCCCTTTGATAAGaacaatttttgcttgaaaacaatatatatcataaatagcaaaaagtgaaaaaatactTAAGGTTTTGTGAAGTGAATCATTCTTCtgtttattctaaattttttttaaactaaccaatttttagaatttttcaactagtaataattattttttcaagaattatttattaaaactattccTGTTAATAATTCgcacttaaattaaatttatctcgagttaggAAAAGTCAATTGACTTCACCTTTAACAGCCTAAAATACGCAAATTTTAATTCTATGACTTAAAATTCCTTCTATTGCTTATTCGGTTTTTAGAACCAGATTTCGTGATCAtagtgtgttttttaatgtttttttcaatgACACACTTCTTATGGGTTCACCAAGATAAAAGACACCTTAAGATATCTTTACACATTAACCGTAACATATACTCAGTAATAACGAACTTAGCCATATAACTTCTTTAGATATACATACACAAAGATCGATTATACAAACTTATGTtgaaattacatattattattattcaaaatttaactaaCCAAACGATAAATGTACGACCGTAAATAAGTCACCCATCGACGATTTCTTAACAAACCAGCTACCCACAccgttttcaaaacaaataaaacaaattaaccaAAACAGTTTAACTTAAAAGTAAGTTTTCTTCTTGTCTACCCCGTTCTATCCAAATTTGTAATAACGAACTTAAAATAATGGATGAATTATACAGAGTCCACGAAGAAGAAGCTACGTTAAAGAAGCTACATTCCCTTAAATTCAAGATTTATTTCTGTTTGTATGTACTCAATGCAAAAATCGTACATTTGTGCAATGTGTATTGCCTAAAAcagttaatatttcaataaaaagttttaatttactcGATTTAATATAAATCGTTTATAGGCAATACAACTTACATTGGTGTATAAATTTTGTAGAGCAAATCAGTTTGATGTCGTGTCAACTTGAGAGTCGAATAACACGAAAATGTGTCAGTCTTTTTCGGTCACgggttattttttattcagtactaCATAGTCTCAAAAGAATAAAACATGTGAATTGACAGTACTGATACCAAGAGAACGCGtggttttttttcgttttcaaatcCGGTATACCTAAAATCTCAAAATAGATAGGTAGTATATCGTTTACATGACTCCCTGTACATATCTGTCTCTCATCAGCACTAATTGTCCTTTGTCATACGCATTTATAACACGCAGAAGATAAATTAAAtcgaatttatgtaaattttatattttaagggaAAGTGGCCAAGTCGAACacttttataattacaatagGTATTGGAAGTGTGCTTTTGAAAAAGGAaacagaaaaaaagtaattttcattaTGGGTGTTTTTTAGTAAAGGAGTTGCGTCAAAAGGGATGGCACTGAATTTTTCCCGGCGGAAATGTAAAGTAAAATGTGTGTCGTCTACAATTCACTCCATCGACTTTTGTTGGAAAGATTTCTTAGATTATACTAATTTTGACTTACGCAGCCGGGAAAcgaaaataagacaaaaatattaataatattaattatttatttattttgaaattaaatcaattggtaaaaacaatattttgaagtaaGTATTCTTTATATTCAAATGTTGGTGTTTCTCGTATGCTTCAGGAAGGTCAAAATATGCTGCACTCTTTTAACTTTATTAActctgttttattttctttagttttttttaaatctgcatAGCTtgcaaattgtaaaatttccgtataaattaaactgaaatattgaagcatttatgaaatgaaaattcaaaaatattgaagcgTTTATCAAactaactaaatattttaattaaaattgaaaatttaaagaaaaatagttcTTTGAATTATTATCCACTCTGTTAATTATTATCCTATCTAGGCACAAATTTTTAGCACTTAATCTACGTCGTGAACATTGCTTTTCATAGTGGAATCATTTTTCGTTGCTGTCTTCGGCAAAGGTTTTGGTATCCATTTAATTTCCATCGAAGCTTCAAATGATTGACGATTAAACACACAGTTTCCTTTATTAAAAAGGTTCATAGCAAATTCAGCTGTGCGAGTCAATGCCAACATCCAGTCACTATTATTGTTGTCAACTCGAATATATTTTCCAATTGATGGAAAACGCTTATTTTCTGCAAATGGTGCACGAAAtggcaaatttttttcactCATTGCTGGCATAGTGAAATCGGGTACCGAAATTACTTTACCACATgttctttcattcaaaatttttgcaaacatTTTATCCGAGACCCATATTTGTCTTTCATATAAGAACATCATACCTTCATATGGGGTATAATAACCATTTTCTTCAGCTGTGTCTTGGTTATTTGAATCCTTTTTCCACagaattttatgcattttttcaaatgatagtCGATCAATCATTTCACATTGAAATGCATACATCATTCTACTTGCTACGCCTAAATTATTTTGCTTCCGGTTCGGTTTatcaataaattgaatttgagaAAAAAGTGCATACAATTGAGAAAACACACCAATTCTACAATATTTCCCAACCTCTGGAAAacgtttgtttttgttaaatggAGCACGAAATGGTAAATTAATTTCTTCTTCCGGTAACTGCTTCACATTGGGTATACTTGCTAAATTATCCAACATTATATCATCAATTATTTTTGCTAACATCCTATCTGATAACCATATTTGGCTTTCATGTACAATCACCAGGCCTTCATAATTAGTGTAGTAACCTTCCATTATAGGAATTGTAGAAAATTCTTCTGAGTTCctgacaataaaaataaaaatccgttAAATTACGTCAAAGAAATACCTTCTACCGACATAATTTCAAAGGCCCTAGCTccaaaaaatttcctaaatttttatttagaattcccgaatttgtgttaaaaaaagcaTCTTTTATGGCATTTGAAAGctcaaaagaagaaaaaataattgattaattatgttgaaattttattaacccTAATACCAGTTACAGATCGTTTTGGATGATCCTTAAAGtaggtaaaaattaattatattaatcaaaaatacttttaaaaagagCTTTTTAAGTTATAACGGCACATTAATCCGTGTTTAATTAGAGAAACGGATAATTTAAGGGAAGAAAGatagttaatgaaattttatactgatatggCTTATCCAAAACTTAACAAAACtcaaaagttaattatattCACTTACCtgaatagttatttatttattatatttttaatctaaaatctATGTTTattaggtattaattttaacgcacaaattataattattttaacacacaaattataaattatatttgcaaCTGAACTGCTgcttttcaaatacaaaattaaaaagatttatataaaatccatactaatattataaatgcgaaagtaactctgtctgtctgtctgttactctttcacgcctaaacggctgaacggattttgatgaaatttggtatggtgatagatgataacctagaaatggtcataggctataaataatcacgccatcgttcttagggggtaggcagtaggcagataactaaattgagttagtgatttttagtcgtttttgttggaaCTTTTGCTCTTttacgtctaaacggctgaacagattttgatgaaatttagtaaggtaatagatggttacctaaaaacggatataagatcaaaatgatcacgtcatcgtacttagggggtaggaagtaggcagaaaactgaattgagttagtgatttttttatggtttttgctgggagttttgctctatcatgcctaaacggctgaacggattttgatgaaatttagttaggtgatagatagtaacctagaaaaggatatgggcTATTAATATTCATGCTATCGTACTTAAGGCGTAGGCAGTAGGCAAAAAACTAATTAagttagtgatttttaatcgtttgttttaaaagtttaccTCATTCACGCCATAACGTCTGAACGGATTTTTATAAGACTTGTTAAATATAAAGATAGGATCCTAGGCACGGACACAGGCTACTTTTTACGGCGGGAAAATACCTCATTCCCGCTGAAATCTAGCGTGATCGTGTCAAGAAGCGCATGACGCCATAGCTACTGAAatgattttgatgttttttttttaactgagtGTTACTAAGACTTCAAGTTAGTATTTGATCACTTTTCTAACTTAGAGGGTCGGTAGGCGCACTGTCTATCATCGGGGGTTGGCAGGTAGGTAGTTAGTAGTATTTTAAACCGATTtacattatttactttttatatttactaagGAAACATTCGGAGCTATCCATTATGTATCTTAGGTTgcttttgacaaattttgatgTGAAGTTGAGGACTGGAACACGATAGTGGGACATTGATGCAGGGGGACTTACAGCCgggagaaaacaaaaaaacttatgCGGACGAAGTCTCGGGTAAAAGCTAGTACTATTATAAACAGTTAACTGCGCAATTCCACATTATTTCaatctttcaatttttcataaactatgAGTCATTTAGTCatagataatatattaaattagcCTAATATAATTAGAATTTTACTTGGGAAAAATGCATAATAGCAATTTTCCTTCGAAAATCATTAGGGGGCTCACAGGTAGTCTACATTTCGGATTTCGGGATTCCAATCCCATTACGTCATCCGCCATCTTCAATTTGGAGGgcgaatttttgtttattgaataacttgtttttgtaaaactcgtgtatttttaattttacacgaaaaataattatcacCGAAGttgttacaaattaaatttcctacaattttggtTCATATCAATTCTTagaatcgatatttttcgatttaaaccCGAAAAAAGGTGGTCGTGACTTCATGTTTGTTGCAtaacttgttaatttttaaacaattgactgagaaaattgttgaaatatcacgTATAGGCagctcttaaatagccacacaaaTATAACTGATAATACCATAACCATATAATTTGGGCCTTATTTGCGCTCTCACCGGTAAACAGTGATACATTTACTaaccttagaaaaaatatttgtttgaataaaaagaaatcgTTCATTTATGGTTACGATTTTTTTAGAATCTATACgttttggaaataattaaaaacgacaataaaatataacaaatgaaatcaattatgaatttataattgaatttcatataatttcaaTGATCCATCCATACAGATTAATTAGTTATAGGTAGATGGGTGCATCTAATTAGTAaacattgatatattatttaaatatttataataaattatttaataataatatttagtaatatttattctataaatttaataataattatgaattcataATATGTATtgtaatcatattattatatttatctgaAATACAGCATGTCGCATACTCCTGTTGAAATTCCCAGACAGCAGCCCCCTACTTCTTACCACATACCCCCTTCCCCCCgtaaagaaaataagaaaatctagctttaatagaatttatcgattttaacatttaactattttatatttcgaaaaaggttttttttgtgtagaaaaactttttttaaaattctcttTTATCTCTTACCAATAACGAAAACGCGAGTTCGAGTTGATCCTGAAGGCTAAGACTCAAAACAAGACCCTCTAAGATTTGTCCCCTTTGATAAGaacaatttttgcttgaaaataatatatatcataaatagcaaaaagtgcaaaaatacTTAAGGTTTTGTGAAGTGAATCCATTCTTCTGTTTattctaaagtttttttaaactaatcaatttttagaatttttcaactagtaataattattttagttttaattattcttaaaagaATATTTGCTTAGTTTACGCATCTTCTGATGACGATGAATGTtaaaacatactgtatataccataataatacctaatattttattaattatttgaacaaatagGTTTTAATGATAGTTTTATAGCTATCTATCAGCTTATAcaggtgattttttttaagtttcctgccttatatttcgaaatcgaaatggaaaattataaaaaacgaaaaaagatacacATTTTATACCGGCTTTTTGTTTATTGCCACAAAAAGGAAACTTTAGTTTGCAAAACTGTAAGAATACAAtggaaaacaatgatatttacgaaaaaatgttgcaaacaaaagttgtttatttttttataaggaacattaaacttttgttctatatctaacggtatTCAAGAGGGTCCTAcagactcaagacccaattttcatatgctgctcatttacgaactaacaCTTTTTACGTgttgagcatgctataaaaatttcagcatgacttcttaagtgattttatgaacacctataccaatattttgtttgtagcatcaatatttgcaaagcgttaaaaacttggatctaaaattagtataccttgatatatagttcatatatacagggtagaaAAACaggttgtatttattataactgtatatatactttaaaaaagtatacagTCAGGAGTCCTTACGCCCTGTTTAACGTGGATTTTCTTTCAAAGAAAATCAGGTATCGAGGGGACATCTCATAGGCACCTTGAATTGAACCTTTTCGTAAATTCGACTTTTTCGTGGATATGGTATTAGATCAAATGGTTCGAATTAGTTTCTTCAACTATTGCACCAGAAAGAACGTTTTTTTCTTATTACAGCTTTATCTCTTAACAAGTCAAAAAGAATCTATTACAAATAGTATTGAAATGTATGTATTCAAACGAGACTGTGCATACAGCATTAAACGCGTGTTATTGTAATGCTCTTGTGTTTTTAGAATCATTttagatgtatatacaaacaaacaatatcatttttgagtgaCTGGTAGAGAGAGGTGTAGAAAGTCCGGACAGACGAAAAGTGTTCTGATTACTGCAATATATAAAAAGCAAATCAtgcaaaacatttatttcataattttttcacatattatcaatttttatatcaattttaacagataataataatagttattattaagtattatcaTAATGCTAAATTAAATAGTTaacaatgatataaaaattattatcaaaattgattaaatgaaaatttctacaataaaatataataaatgaattgttaataaataaatagtactaaacaattattatagtctaataataattattataataatgaaaattattatttaatattcatataagtattattttatatgtataatataaaattttattctattatttgtGTACTATGTTCTACCGGCGAGTAAATTTAGCACTTTTAACCTGTATACAAAATTAGAAACCAAGCGAAAATCCAGACTTTTTAAAAAGGTGATAAGCAGGACACAGTACCAGCAAATCGACCAAATGCGAATGGGAGTATGAACTCGCTCATGAACGATATAGTGTATTCCTACAAAGGAGatgattacaaaatatataacgccctaatcaaaattttgtacagtgtatttgtaaattaatcaatCTGTAAAATGTTGTTAGTTTGTTCGctctcaaaaattacaaaagtatacATGCGTTTGTTTACACACCACAGTTTCGTCACATTTAAattctaaactactgaaccaattttgatgaaatttttacaacttattaattaaattaatcaccagtatacattttacattaaataattttatttaggttctttacttaaatagcaaattcaagctttcgtttttttttattaatatcatcgATTTCCAGATGTTTAGAAAAGCAAGTCCGAATAATCGTTCTTGTCCCATTGAGGCACACAACTAAGATATTACCTCGTGAAGTGTAGAAAACGTTCTCTCTGCGAGCTATGCCGACCGGAAGAGCTACGTTGCAAATCTTGGTCGCATACTTCAATGAGTTGTGCTACCGATTCTAGGATGGCGGAATTATTTTCACGTTTTGTTTTCCATTTGGCCATCCAGAGtcggtattcatttataatgCTTGATTCACAATCATTGATGATATCGCCGGTACATCTGAACCACTTTCATCTTTCATCGGTACATCTGATTTGGTTCATTGATAATGGAATCTAATATGGGGGATGTAAATTGATAACAGTAACACGTGCGAAGCCGTAATCAAAAGCTAGTAAGTAAACCTATGACTTTCTTCAGCTAAAAAAAAGTGCCAAATTTATATACaaccttaaatattttaaataatcaaaaatagataattttggaTTGAATGGCCCTTATACAGTTTtacaaatatatgtacagtcaaacctggataaacGAGAGTTcgagggagcacaatctcattctcggttatagaggtttctcactaacccgagtttctcgctaatgcaggtacatggatagcgtttctctcttataaaggtacgcagcaataacaagtcacagcaagtacaaatgtagtaaatatattttttttgtagatataattcctcctaaataatataaataaataaagctcgactgtcgcttatagaggtatagataagtagcagtctcacttacggaggtccatgagggaaaaacgactctctcttacagaggtttctgtttcttgctaatagaggttttgggagcttaaaatgacgggtcttGGCtaattactctcacttatagagttttctcacttatccagttctcacttacccaggtttgattGTATATGAATAATAgcaattttcataattgattacctttgaacaataaaatatatttcaattcataattattacGATATTCAGCACGTCTGTTCTGCTTGCTAGGGTAGGTACATGTTATGGaagtacaaattattataattttataataattaaaggcatcaatgaatttga
The Chrysoperla carnea chromosome 4, inChrCarn1.1, whole genome shotgun sequence genome window above contains:
- the LOC123297491 gene encoding uncharacterized protein LOC123297491 produces the protein MEGYYTNYEGLVIVHESQIWLSDRMLAKIIDDIMLDNLASIPNVKQLPEEEINLPFRAPFNKNKRFPEVGKYCRIGVFSQLYALFSQIQFIDKPNRKQNNLGVASRMMYAFQCEMIDRLSFEKMHKILWKKDSNNQDTAEENGYYTPYEGMMFLYERQIWVSDKMFAKILNERTCGKVISVPDFTMPAMSEKNLPFRAPFAENKRFPSIGKYIRVDNNNSDWMLALTRTAEFAMNLFNKGNCVFNRQSFEASMEIKWIPKPLPKTATKNDSTMKSNVHDVD